One Helianthus annuus cultivar XRQ/B chromosome 12, HanXRQr2.0-SUNRISE, whole genome shotgun sequence genomic region harbors:
- the LOC118485099 gene encoding N66 matrix protein-like, with amino-acid sequence MSGENKRKFSNFKQGTSNVNKKGESSTPARAATGVENKGKGYVGTLPKCDTYQRHHSGRYRLRKCESCGRNGHTKDTCWVGTGAGRGGNRGHGNGNGNRQQGGNGRNGNRGNDGNGNGICQQAGNGNRNQNNTQAGNGGGNGRRPGYTVANISYASLKFKSILGLVASKLDNPHSKELANGKLVEANEVIENDKIEPGEREFMLDLLPVELGSFDKVIMDTDFYTAFATPSGPAAIV; translated from the exons ATGTCTGGTGAAAATAAAAGGAAattttcgaacttcaagcagggtacaAGCAATGTGAACAAGAAGGGTGAATCGAGCACACCGGCAagagctgcaaccggtgttgagaaTAAAGGAAAGGGTTATGTGggtactctgcccaagtgtgacacgtaccagcgccatcattctggtcGGTATCGATTAAGGAAGTGTGAATCATGTGGAAGGAACggccacacgaaggatacgtgttgggtCGGAACTGGTGCTGGGCGTGGTGGTAATAGAGGTcatgggaatggtaatggaaaccgccagcAAGGAGGAAATGGCAGAAATGGAAACCGCGGAAACGACGGGAATGGTAATGGAATCTGCCAGcaagctgggaatggaaatcgcaaccaaaacaacactcaagctggaAACGGAGGTGGTAATGGTCGAAGACCGGGCT ATACTGTTGCAAATATTAGCTACGCATCTCTAAAGTTTAagagtatacttggtttagtagcaaGTAAGTTAGATAATCCGCACTCGAaagaactagctaatgggaagctagtggAGGCCAACGAAGTAATTGAAAACGACAAGATAGAACCCGGAGAGCGTGAGTTTATGCTTGACCTACTACCAGTTgaattgggaagcttcgacaag